The following coding sequences are from one Oryzisolibacter sp. LB2S window:
- a CDS encoding DciA family protein, with protein MNRRHYAIPLQQASQESPTLARLTALTRDSSDRLKAIESLIPPMLRPAVQAGPIDGGSWCLLVSSNAAAAKLRQLLPAFQAHLRRRGWEVDSIRLKIQS; from the coding sequence ATGAACCGCCGCCACTACGCCATTCCATTGCAGCAAGCCAGCCAGGAGTCACCGACGCTCGCGCGTCTGACCGCACTCACGCGCGATTCAAGCGATCGACTCAAGGCGATCGAGAGCCTGATCCCGCCCATGCTGCGTCCGGCCGTGCAGGCGGGTCCGATCGATGGGGGCAGCTGGTGCCTGCTGGTCAGCAGCAATGCCGCGGCCGCCAAGCTGCGCCAACTGCTGCCGGCATTTCAGGCGCACCTGCGCAGACGGGGGTGGGAAGTGGATTCGATACGCCTGAAGATTCAGTCCTGA